Proteins encoded within one genomic window of Nitrospinaceae bacterium:
- the trmB gene encoding tRNA (guanine-N(7)-)-methyltransferase, whose product MPSKPLISFDEIAQESPFFLDTEDHLNWKTVFENDNPLNLEVGFGNGKFLIEMAAREPESNFIGMDFYHKGIRKAITRINKLQMQNIRIVYGDAKEKIPYFFKDEDLSKIYINFPDPWPKKRHYKRRLIKPPFIDMITEKLMPGGEIHVATDSEPYALEILDFLEGHSPLKNQIGPGVFRGSRGDLPRSKYENNFINAGEKIFYLDFAKRI is encoded by the coding sequence ATGCCATCCAAACCCTTAATCTCATTCGATGAAATCGCCCAGGAAAGTCCGTTTTTCCTGGACACCGAAGACCACCTGAACTGGAAAACGGTGTTTGAAAATGATAACCCCCTCAACCTGGAGGTCGGTTTCGGCAACGGAAAATTTTTAATTGAGATGGCGGCAAGAGAACCGGAAAGCAATTTTATCGGAATGGATTTTTATCACAAGGGGATCCGCAAAGCGATCACCCGCATCAACAAGCTTCAGATGCAAAATATTCGCATCGTTTATGGAGATGCGAAAGAAAAGATCCCTTATTTTTTCAAGGATGAAGACCTGAGCAAAATCTACATCAACTTTCCGGACCCCTGGCCGAAAAAACGTCATTACAAACGCCGATTGATCAAACCGCCTTTTATTGACATGATCACGGAGAAATTGATGCCCGGTGGGGAAATTCATGTAGCGACGGACAGCGAACCCTACGCCCTGGAAATCCTCGACTTTCTTGAGGGGCATTCCCCGTTGAAAAACCAAATCGGCCCAGGGGTGTTCCGGGGAAGCCGGGGAGATTTGCCAAGATCGAAATACGAAAATAATTTCATCAATGCCGGAGAAAAAATTTTCTACCTGGATTTCGCCAAACGTATTTAA
- a CDS encoding putative zinc metalloprotease, whose protein sequence is MFELSAISLEAFFGFGTKMLIFLVGLAALIFVHELGHFLVARKCGVVVEKFSLGFGPKIISVTRGGTEYLLSAIPLGGYVKMKGEDYEEDSLKQEGSFAGAPVLHRLAIAFAGPLFNILFAILIYWGVYLAGVQALGLVTGSVKPESPAQQAGIQIGDKIVGIDGQKVEFWDQLQKIVHASPGKSLNFEIERDASLINVPITPVTEEITDLFGDKEKVGLIGVTPLVRNITYVKEGSAADRAGLKVGDQLLKVDETPIYGWSDLKPAAVDKPGKELDFRVLRDSLEVSVRLTPESKVVEDEQGNKVEIGVIGIGMSGIMTEEKYGPLGAVGRALQETGRLIYLIGVSIKKMVVGSIPADTIGGPILIFQIYGEQAEQGFNELVRLTALLSINLGLLNLLPIPVLDGGHIFFFLIEMIKGKPLSERSRERAQQVGIFMLLSLMVLAFYNDIMRIIG, encoded by the coding sequence ATGTTTGAATTGTCTGCAATTTCCCTCGAGGCTTTTTTTGGCTTTGGGACAAAAATGCTGATATTTCTTGTGGGCCTTGCCGCCCTGATCTTTGTTCACGAATTGGGACATTTTCTGGTCGCGCGAAAATGCGGAGTCGTGGTGGAAAAGTTTTCTCTCGGTTTCGGCCCCAAGATCATCAGCGTGACTCGGGGAGGAACGGAATATCTGCTTTCCGCCATTCCCCTGGGCGGATACGTAAAAATGAAGGGCGAGGATTATGAAGAAGATTCCCTGAAACAGGAGGGTTCGTTTGCAGGCGCGCCGGTGCTTCATCGGCTGGCCATTGCTTTTGCCGGCCCGTTGTTCAATATTCTGTTCGCCATTTTAATTTACTGGGGAGTCTACCTGGCCGGGGTTCAGGCCCTGGGGCTGGTCACAGGCTCCGTCAAACCGGAATCGCCGGCGCAACAGGCCGGGATTCAGATCGGCGACAAGATCGTTGGCATCGACGGCCAAAAAGTGGAGTTCTGGGATCAACTGCAGAAAATCGTCCACGCCTCGCCGGGAAAATCACTCAATTTTGAGATTGAAAGAGACGCCTCTCTAATAAATGTCCCCATCACCCCGGTGACCGAAGAAATCACCGATCTGTTTGGGGACAAAGAGAAAGTCGGGCTCATCGGTGTCACTCCTCTGGTGAGAAACATCACTTACGTCAAGGAGGGCTCCGCCGCCGACCGGGCGGGGCTGAAAGTCGGCGACCAACTACTGAAAGTCGACGAGACCCCCATTTACGGTTGGAGCGACCTCAAACCCGCCGCCGTGGACAAACCCGGAAAAGAGCTGGACTTTCGTGTGCTCAGAGATTCCCTTGAGGTCTCCGTGCGTCTGACTCCGGAGTCCAAGGTTGTGGAGGACGAACAGGGCAACAAAGTCGAAATCGGCGTCATAGGCATTGGCATGAGCGGGATCATGACCGAGGAAAAATACGGTCCCCTGGGAGCCGTGGGTCGCGCCTTGCAGGAAACCGGGCGCCTGATTTATCTGATCGGAGTCAGTATCAAGAAAATGGTCGTGGGGTCGATTCCCGCCGACACCATTGGCGGCCCTATTTTAATATTTCAGATTTACGGTGAACAGGCCGAACAAGGCTTCAATGAACTGGTCCGGCTGACCGCGCTTTTGAGCATCAATCTGGGGCTTCTCAATCTTTTGCCGATCCCCGTCCTGGATGGCGGCCACATCTTCTTTTTCCTCATCGAAATGATCAAAGGCAAACCCCTGAGTGAAAGAAGCCGGGAACGGGCGCAACAGGTGGGAATTTTCATGTTGCTCAGCCTGATGGTTTTAGCGTTTTACAACGATATCATGCGGATTATCGGCTAA
- the rimP gene encoding ribosome maturation factor RimP: MTKTSITESIIGLIEPVIQEESLELVDVEYKKLGKTWTLRVYIDNDRGITVDDCQKISRQIEDMIEIDDLIANPFVLEVSSPGLDRPLKKVKDFLRYKGKSVEVKTFSPIENRREFHGIIQNCKDEVLSLKEEEALINIPLDKIAKAKLIIEF; this comes from the coding sequence ATGACCAAAACTTCCATCACCGAATCGATTATCGGACTCATCGAGCCCGTTATCCAGGAAGAATCCCTGGAACTGGTGGATGTGGAGTACAAGAAATTAGGGAAAACCTGGACCTTGCGGGTCTATATTGACAATGACCGGGGAATCACCGTCGACGACTGTCAAAAAATCAGCCGTCAAATTGAAGACATGATAGAAATCGACGATCTCATCGCCAATCCGTTTGTTTTGGAGGTCTCCTCCCCCGGTTTAGACCGGCCCTTGAAAAAAGTAAAAGATTTTTTGCGATATAAAGGTAAATCAGTGGAGGTCAAAACGTTTTCTCCAATAGAAAACCGTCGAGAATTTCACGGGATCATCCAGAACTGCAAGGATGAAGTCCTTTCTTTAAAAGAGGAAGAAGCTCTAATAAACATCCCCTTGGATAAAATCGCTAAAGCCAAACTAATCATTGAATTCTAA
- the greA gene encoding transcription elongation factor GreA: MRLPILDKLDAELEQTKTELKVDIPKALKTAMEHGDLSENAEFKAAKERQMFLETRLSQLQKRISDVMALNIERIPKDRSGLGSTLFLKDLDTGKKMQYHLVFPEEVNPDEGKISTASPVGRALLGKQEGDEITIPIPGQEKEFEILKIITIHESGGSIEG; the protein is encoded by the coding sequence ATGCGGTTGCCAATTCTCGATAAACTGGATGCGGAACTCGAACAGACGAAAACCGAACTGAAAGTCGATATCCCTAAAGCATTAAAAACCGCCATGGAGCATGGCGATTTGAGTGAAAATGCCGAATTCAAAGCCGCCAAAGAGCGGCAGATGTTTCTGGAGACCCGCTTATCCCAACTGCAGAAAAGAATCAGCGATGTCATGGCCCTGAACATTGAACGCATTCCAAAAGACCGGTCCGGCCTGGGAAGCACCCTGTTCCTAAAAGACCTCGATACGGGAAAGAAAATGCAGTATCACCTGGTATTTCCCGAGGAAGTGAACCCCGATGAAGGTAAAATTTCAACCGCCTCGCCCGTAGGCAGGGCGCTTTTGGGGAAACAGGAAGGGGATGAAATCACCATCCCCATACCCGGTCAGGAGAAAGAGTTTGAAATCCTGAAAATCATCACCATCCATGAATCCGGCGGAAGCATTGAAGGATAA
- a CDS encoding hydrolase: MNESFKVTFRGVRGSIGTPTSSEQIEEKLNRALERAKPEDLKDASSRKAFIETLPVEIRGCFGGNTSCVHIEAGGEQLIFDAGTGIRQLGLDLLKGDFGKGQGKAHVFFTHTHWDHIQGLPFFTPLYVKGNHFTLYSPHEDLRGRLHGQQMPEYFPVPFHAYSSTLEFSSLGDRVECQIGDVKIKWMEMCHPGRSFSYRIEYNGRSVVYSTDAEYKSLRKEELQPYVDFFQNADLLIFDSMYTFGEGLEKRDWGHSSTFIGVDLAVDANVKEIAFFHHEPKYSDFKLTDIFAETKKYLKPIAPDSKLEMFLAHEGLAVDMMKGEAQAATPLADRHAALQHK, encoded by the coding sequence ATGAACGAGTCATTTAAAGTTACGTTTCGCGGGGTGAGAGGGTCTATTGGCACTCCGACCTCTTCGGAGCAGATCGAGGAAAAACTCAACAGGGCTTTAGAGCGGGCCAAGCCGGAGGATCTCAAAGACGCTTCCTCAAGAAAAGCTTTTATCGAAACGTTACCCGTCGAGATTCGCGGATGTTTTGGCGGCAATACGTCCTGTGTCCACATTGAGGCGGGCGGGGAACAGCTCATCTTCGACGCCGGGACGGGTATTCGGCAATTGGGCCTGGATCTTTTGAAAGGAGATTTTGGCAAAGGGCAGGGGAAGGCACATGTTTTTTTCACTCATACTCACTGGGACCATATTCAAGGGCTTCCCTTTTTCACCCCTCTTTATGTTAAGGGCAACCATTTTACTTTGTATTCACCCCATGAAGACCTCAGGGGGCGGCTGCATGGTCAGCAGATGCCTGAATATTTTCCCGTGCCGTTTCACGCCTATTCTTCTACGTTGGAATTTTCCAGTTTAGGGGACCGGGTGGAATGCCAAATCGGCGATGTCAAAATTAAATGGATGGAAATGTGTCATCCGGGGAGGTCGTTTTCCTACCGGATAGAATACAACGGACGATCGGTCGTTTATTCTACGGATGCCGAATACAAGAGTCTGAGAAAGGAAGAGTTGCAGCCTTATGTCGACTTTTTTCAGAATGCGGATTTACTCATCTTTGATTCCATGTATACGTTTGGCGAAGGTCTCGAGAAACGCGACTGGGGACACAGCTCGACGTTTATCGGTGTCGATCTGGCGGTGGACGCCAATGTGAAAGAAATCGCTTTCTTCCACCATGAACCCAAATACAGCGATTTTAAACTGACCGATATTTTCGCAGAGACAAAAAAATACCTGAAACCCATCGCCCCCGATTCGAAGCTTGAAATGTTTCTTGCCCACGAGGGGTTGGCAGTTGACATGATGAAAGGTGAGGCTCAGGCGGCGACTCCCCTTGCCGACAGACATGCCGCTCTCCAGCATAAATAG
- the proS gene encoding proline--tRNA ligase has protein sequence MRYSKMFIPTLKESPADSEVVSHQLMVRAGMIRQVASGIYSILPLGLKVLKKVEQIIREEMNRIDGQEVFLPSIQPAELWQESGRWDFYGKELLRIQDRHDRKFCYGPTHEEIITDIVRKEVKSYRQLPLLMYQIQTKFRDEVRPRYGIMRGREFMMKDAYSFHADAGDAEETYKQTARAYSNIFKRCGLEFKMVEADSGNIGGNFSHEFAVLADSGEDHIGFCDSCDYASNLELAEARAPSPAENPPQWDALKEVATPGKKSVKEVAGFLSISPREIVKTILFESDQGLVAGLVRGDQEINPVKLKNLTGAEWMHPATEKIISEQAGVPCGFAGPVGLNQKIYADREVAVLHNFVTGANKTDVHFTGVQVERDLKIEKIADIRKVNEGEPCPRCSAGVYKVKRGIEVGHIFILGTKYSKAMNAVFLDPNGKEKQIVMGCYGVGVGRTAAAAIEQNHDANGIIWPLPIAPFAVHIVPTNYSVEAIKTACDSAYQALRDQNIEVLLDDRSDRLGVKLKDADLLGIPLQMIIGPKNLEAGKAEIKIRKTSESELHAFPEVLKQIPEILKNLSA, from the coding sequence ATGCGTTATTCCAAGATGTTCATTCCCACGCTCAAGGAATCCCCGGCGGATTCGGAAGTGGTCAGCCATCAACTGATGGTGCGGGCGGGAATGATCCGTCAGGTGGCTTCAGGAATTTATTCCATCCTTCCACTGGGTCTTAAAGTCCTCAAAAAAGTCGAGCAGATTATCAGAGAGGAAATGAACCGCATCGACGGCCAGGAAGTCTTTCTTCCCAGCATTCAACCGGCGGAGCTTTGGCAGGAAAGCGGGCGTTGGGATTTCTACGGTAAGGAACTCCTGAGAATTCAGGATCGGCACGACCGGAAATTTTGCTACGGGCCGACGCATGAGGAAATCATCACAGATATCGTCAGGAAAGAGGTCAAGTCTTACCGTCAGCTTCCCCTGCTGATGTACCAGATTCAAACCAAATTCCGCGACGAGGTCCGCCCCCGCTACGGCATCATGCGCGGGCGCGAATTCATGATGAAAGACGCTTACAGCTTTCACGCCGACGCCGGAGATGCAGAGGAAACTTATAAACAAACCGCCAGGGCCTATTCGAACATTTTTAAGCGCTGCGGGTTGGAGTTTAAAATGGTCGAAGCCGATTCCGGAAACATCGGCGGAAATTTTTCCCATGAATTTGCTGTATTGGCCGACTCGGGGGAAGATCATATCGGGTTTTGCGATTCCTGCGACTACGCTTCCAACCTGGAGCTGGCCGAAGCCAGGGCCCCCTCCCCCGCTGAAAATCCACCCCAATGGGACGCATTGAAAGAAGTGGCCACTCCAGGGAAAAAATCGGTAAAGGAGGTGGCCGGGTTTTTGTCCATCTCCCCCCGCGAAATCGTTAAAACCATCCTGTTCGAATCCGACCAGGGACTGGTCGCAGGTCTGGTGCGCGGCGATCAGGAGATCAACCCGGTCAAACTGAAAAATCTGACCGGCGCTGAATGGATGCATCCGGCCACCGAAAAAATAATATCAGAGCAGGCCGGTGTCCCCTGCGGTTTTGCCGGGCCTGTGGGGTTGAACCAGAAAATTTACGCCGACCGGGAGGTCGCGGTTCTCCATAATTTTGTCACCGGCGCCAACAAAACCGATGTCCACTTCACCGGCGTTCAGGTGGAGCGAGACTTAAAAATCGAAAAAATCGCCGATATCCGTAAAGTGAATGAAGGAGAACCCTGCCCCCGCTGTTCCGCTGGAGTCTACAAAGTCAAACGCGGAATCGAAGTCGGCCACATATTCATTTTGGGGACCAAATACAGCAAAGCCATGAACGCCGTCTTTCTCGACCCAAATGGAAAAGAAAAACAAATAGTTATGGGTTGTTACGGGGTTGGCGTCGGACGTACGGCGGCGGCGGCCATAGAGCAGAACCATGACGCCAATGGCATCATCTGGCCCTTGCCCATCGCCCCTTTTGCGGTTCACATTGTGCCCACCAACTATTCCGTAGAGGCCATCAAGACCGCCTGTGACTCGGCCTACCAAGCCCTGCGGGATCAAAACATAGAGGTATTGCTCGACGATCGTTCCGACCGCTTGGGGGTAAAGTTAAAGGACGCGGACCTCCTCGGCATTCCCCTGCAGATGATCATCGGCCCGAAAAACCTGGAAGCCGGAAAAGCGGAGATTAAAATAAGAAAAACAAGCGAATCCGAACTGCATGCGTTCCCGGAAGTTCTGAAACAAATTCCCGAAATCCTTAAAAACCTTTCTGCCTGA
- the oplA gene encoding 5-oxoprolinase codes for MANPNSFRFSIDRGGTFTDIYAETPGEPGFKVLKLLSENPRHYADAPLEGIRRILDEHHALSAGGEIDPSRIEWVRMGTTVATNALLERKGARTALLISKGFGDLLQIGKQNRPRIFDLEIKKPALPYESVLEVDERLRLADRVPPGKEACVVNGLTGETVEILKAPDLETLRPQLMRLLEDGIESLAIVLMHSHTYPDHERIVGSLAQELGFSQVSLSSQVMPRIKIVDRGQTCCVDATLTPLIRSYIEGFLHGFKGKPPELFFMQSDGGLVREDFFTGSQAILSGPAGGVVGYAMTTFDGKSPVIGFDMGGTSTDVSRFDGEYEWQHESEVAGVNLQVPQFAIRTVAAGGGSRLFFKNETFQVGPESSGAFPGPVCYRNDGFLSLTDANLLLGRLLPEFFPKIFGPKENQPLDLDGTRAAFEENLAEEINAYLKKKGRPPLSLEEAAFGFLEVANENMARPIREISVARGHDIKEHVLACFGGAGGQHACALARALGVRKIYIHRFAGILSAYGLGLADVVVARQEPASEMLSAASLPGLLEKLDALQERALADLNRQGNFRTVEIKRYLSMRTRGTDTAMMIEESLEGDFKKDFIEAHKREFGFEASDRGIQVDDLRVRAVGKAQGIKKMRIAKKTQRTPPVSQARCYFADGWENTPVYRLEEMGAGEKISGPAIIIHETSTVLIEPACQASITESGDVEIEVTSLPEPVLERAVDPVQLAIFGNRFMSIAEQMGRTLQRTAISTNIKERQDFSCAVFGPSGDLVANAPHQPVHLGAMGEAVRRQMELQGKDIQPGDVWVTNHPKAGGSHLPDITVITPVLQDEKPTFFVASRGHHADVGGISPGSMPAFSKTLDEEGVCIESFKLVEQGEFQERKISALLTASSVQGTRALADNISDLKAQVAANQKGIELLKEMVQRFSLPVVQAYMRHLQENAEASVAQVLSDIGRTRNLAPIDTLTAEDHLDDGSLIRLKLTVDQKEGSAVFDFSGTGREVAGNLNAPSAVTHSAILYCLRCLIKSDIPLNQGCLNRIRIIIEEGSLLRPSERAAVAAGNVLTSQRLTDVLLKAFGACAASQGCMNNVTFGNADFGYYETIGGGAGAGPGWHGQSGVHTHMTNTRITDPEILESRYPVLLQEFSLRRGSGGGGLYRGGDGLIREMEFLEALHVAVLSERRVYAPYGLEGGKPGTLGQNLFIRRDGTTIDLGGKNEIFAEPGDRLRILTPGGGGYGALRTGKKAVQ; via the coding sequence ATGGCGAATCCCAATTCATTCCGATTTTCCATCGACCGCGGCGGTACGTTCACCGACATCTACGCTGAAACCCCTGGAGAACCCGGGTTCAAGGTTCTAAAGCTCCTATCAGAAAACCCTCGTCATTATGCCGATGCCCCTTTGGAAGGCATCCGCAGAATTCTTGATGAGCACCATGCATTGTCCGCAGGAGGAGAGATCGACCCATCGCGCATTGAATGGGTGCGCATGGGGACCACCGTTGCGACCAACGCCCTTCTGGAGAGGAAGGGAGCGCGCACGGCTCTTCTCATCAGCAAGGGGTTTGGCGACCTGTTGCAAATCGGCAAGCAAAACCGTCCGCGGATTTTTGATCTTGAAATTAAAAAACCGGCGCTTCCTTATGAAAGTGTTCTTGAGGTCGATGAACGGTTGAGACTCGCCGACCGGGTGCCGCCTGGCAAAGAGGCGTGCGTAGTCAACGGACTGACGGGAGAGACAGTGGAGATCCTAAAAGCTCCTGATCTCGAAACTTTGCGCCCTCAACTCATGCGATTGCTTGAAGACGGTATTGAGAGTCTGGCGATCGTTTTGATGCACTCCCACACTTATCCCGACCATGAACGGATAGTTGGGTCCCTGGCGCAGGAGTTGGGGTTTTCCCAGGTTTCCCTTTCAAGCCAGGTCATGCCGCGCATAAAAATCGTCGATCGCGGCCAGACCTGTTGTGTGGACGCCACGCTGACCCCGCTCATCCGCAGCTATATAGAGGGGTTTCTTCACGGTTTTAAGGGCAAGCCTCCTGAGCTGTTTTTCATGCAATCCGACGGCGGTCTGGTTAGGGAGGATTTTTTCACCGGCAGTCAGGCGATTCTTTCAGGCCCTGCGGGAGGGGTGGTCGGCTACGCCATGACGACGTTCGATGGGAAGTCGCCCGTGATCGGTTTCGATATGGGGGGTACGTCCACCGATGTTTCCCGCTTCGACGGTGAATACGAATGGCAGCATGAGTCTGAAGTTGCCGGCGTCAACCTGCAGGTTCCGCAATTTGCGATCCGCACCGTGGCGGCGGGAGGCGGGTCACGGCTGTTTTTCAAAAATGAAACCTTTCAGGTCGGGCCCGAATCATCCGGCGCGTTTCCCGGCCCGGTGTGTTACCGGAATGACGGGTTCCTGTCCTTGACGGATGCCAATCTGCTTCTGGGACGGTTGTTGCCGGAATTTTTTCCGAAAATTTTTGGTCCGAAAGAAAACCAGCCTCTGGATCTGGACGGGACCCGTGCGGCTTTTGAAGAAAATCTCGCCGAGGAAATCAACGCTTATTTAAAGAAAAAAGGGCGTCCGCCCCTGTCTCTGGAGGAAGCGGCCTTTGGGTTCCTCGAGGTCGCCAATGAAAACATGGCGCGTCCGATCCGCGAAATTTCCGTGGCCCGCGGTCACGACATCAAGGAGCATGTCCTTGCCTGTTTCGGCGGGGCGGGAGGTCAGCACGCCTGCGCTCTGGCACGGGCGCTGGGAGTCAGGAAGATTTACATCCATCGATTTGCCGGCATCCTGTCGGCTTACGGCTTGGGGTTGGCGGATGTGGTGGTGGCCCGGCAGGAACCGGCATCTGAGATGCTGAGTGCCGCATCTCTTCCCGGTCTTTTGGAAAAGCTGGATGCATTGCAGGAGCGGGCTTTAGCGGATTTGAACCGCCAGGGAAATTTTCGAACGGTGGAAATCAAACGTTACCTCAGCATGCGTACTCGGGGAACCGACACGGCGATGATGATTGAAGAATCTTTAGAGGGAGATTTTAAAAAAGATTTCATTGAGGCTCACAAGCGAGAGTTTGGGTTTGAGGCGTCGGACAGGGGCATTCAGGTGGATGACTTGAGGGTGCGTGCGGTGGGTAAAGCGCAGGGCATCAAGAAAATGCGGATCGCCAAAAAAACACAACGGACCCCGCCTGTCTCCCAGGCACGCTGTTATTTTGCGGACGGCTGGGAGAACACCCCGGTGTACCGCCTGGAGGAGATGGGCGCCGGGGAAAAAATTTCAGGGCCGGCCATCATCATTCATGAAACATCCACTGTATTGATCGAGCCTGCCTGTCAGGCGTCGATCACGGAATCAGGCGATGTGGAAATCGAGGTGACCTCTTTGCCGGAACCCGTTCTTGAACGTGCGGTCGATCCCGTCCAACTTGCCATTTTCGGCAACCGCTTCATGTCCATCGCCGAGCAGATGGGGCGCACGCTTCAGCGCACCGCGATATCGACCAACATCAAGGAACGCCAGGATTTCTCCTGTGCGGTTTTTGGTCCTTCAGGCGATCTGGTCGCCAACGCGCCCCACCAGCCCGTGCATCTTGGAGCCATGGGAGAAGCGGTGCGCCGGCAGATGGAGCTTCAAGGAAAGGACATTCAACCGGGGGATGTCTGGGTGACCAATCACCCGAAAGCCGGCGGCAGTCATTTGCCGGATATCACCGTCATCACGCCGGTGTTGCAGGATGAAAAACCGACCTTCTTCGTCGCCAGCCGCGGCCACCACGCGGATGTCGGCGGGATTTCGCCCGGTTCGATGCCGGCGTTTTCCAAAACCCTGGACGAGGAAGGGGTGTGCATCGAATCCTTCAAGCTTGTGGAACAAGGAGAATTTCAGGAGCGGAAGATTTCTGCCCTGTTGACCGCTTCGTCCGTTCAAGGCACGCGGGCGCTGGCGGATAACATCTCGGATCTGAAAGCCCAGGTGGCGGCAAACCAAAAGGGGATCGAGTTGTTAAAGGAAATGGTTCAGCGCTTTTCCCTGCCGGTGGTCCAGGCTTATATGCGGCATCTGCAGGAAAACGCCGAGGCGTCGGTCGCTCAAGTTCTGTCCGATATCGGGCGGACCCGCAACCTTGCACCGATAGATACGCTCACGGCGGAAGATCATCTGGATGACGGCAGTCTCATTCGCCTGAAGTTGACCGTCGACCAGAAAGAGGGCAGTGCGGTGTTCGACTTTTCCGGTACCGGGAGGGAGGTTGCCGGGAATTTGAATGCTCCCTCAGCGGTCACCCATTCCGCTATTTTGTATTGCCTGCGTTGTCTGATCAAAAGCGACATTCCCCTGAACCAGGGATGTCTGAACAGGATTCGTATTATTATCGAAGAAGGATCTCTTCTTAGGCCTTCGGAACGTGCCGCCGTGGCGGCGGGAAACGTTTTGACTTCCCAGCGGTTGACCGATGTCCTCTTGAAAGCCTTTGGCGCCTGTGCGGCTTCGCAAGGATGCATGAACAATGTGACGTTCGGCAACGCGGATTTCGGTTATTATGAAACCATCGGCGGCGGCGCCGGCGCAGGACCGGGCTGGCACGGCCAGTCGGGTGTGCACACGCACATGACCAACACCCGCATCACCGACCCTGAGATTCTGGAGAGCCGTTATCCGGTTTTGTTGCAGGAATTTTCCCTGCGCCGTGGCTCCGGAGGCGGGGGTTTGTATCGGGGAGGCGACGGGTTGATCCGCGAGATGGAGTTTTTAGAAGCGCTGCATGTGGCGGTCCTGTCTGAGCGGCGGGTTTACGCCCCATACGGGTTGGAAGGGGGAAAACCGGGGACTCTTGGGCAGAACCTTTTTATCAGAAGGGACGGAACGACTATCGATTTGGGCGGTAAAAACGAAATTTTTGCTGAGCCCGGCGACCGCCTCCGAATTTTGACGCCGGGAGGAGGAGGATATGGCGCACTGAGGACAGGGAAAAAGGCCGTCCAATGA
- the purN gene encoding phosphoribosylglycinamide formyltransferase, producing MASKEFKLGVLVSGNGTNLQAIIDQIETGDLPAKISIVISNKKEAAALKRAQDHGIESVFIDPKSFPGKAEYDQAMADLLKAQMVDLVCLAGFMRILGKEFIQIFSGKIINIHPSLLPAFPGLHPQQQALDHGVKFSGCTVHFVDEGVDSGPVIIQSVVPVYDSDDEQELSRRILEQEHNLYPRAIQLIAEDRLIVSGRKVTQKRI from the coding sequence ATGGCATCAAAGGAATTCAAACTGGGGGTACTGGTTTCGGGAAACGGAACGAACCTGCAGGCTATTATCGATCAAATAGAAACAGGGGACCTGCCCGCAAAAATATCCATCGTCATCAGCAATAAAAAAGAGGCGGCCGCTCTCAAGAGAGCTCAGGATCACGGGATTGAATCGGTTTTCATCGATCCCAAATCATTTCCGGGCAAAGCCGAATACGACCAGGCGATGGCGGATTTACTGAAAGCCCAAATGGTGGACCTGGTTTGCCTGGCCGGGTTCATGCGAATCCTTGGCAAAGAGTTCATACAGATATTTTCCGGGAAAATCATAAACATTCATCCTTCGCTTCTGCCTGCGTTTCCAGGCTTGCACCCGCAACAACAAGCATTAGATCACGGGGTCAAATTTTCAGGATGCACCGTGCATTTCGTCGATGAAGGCGTTGACAGCGGGCCGGTTATTATTCAAAGCGTGGTCCCCGTGTACGATTCCGATGATGAACAGGAATTATCCCGGCGTATTCTGGAGCAGGAACACAACCTTTACCCGAGGGCCATACAATTGATCGCTGAAGACCGCCTCATCGTTTCAGGAAGAAAGGTCACGCAAAAGCGGATTTAA